GAAGTGAGCCAGGCCTCCCCCCTGGGTCAAGAGCCAGAGCGAACCGGGGTGGAGATTGTCTTCCATAATGCGGCGGATGCAGTTGGATGCGGGGAGACTTTGCGGGTCAGCAGGGTCGTGGCTGTAGCGGGCTAGAACTTGCTCTGACTTTCGATCAAAGTGGAGCAGATCGCCGCCATAGATGGCAATCCAGAACTGTTGGCGACTGTCTTCGGCGAAAGCGGAGACGAGCTGGTTTTTCAGTTGTGAATCGGCGACAGGCGTCGCAGTCCCTTTTTTTTGATCGAATTTTCGAAGCCCTGCGATTGTACCGAGCCACATGGTTCCTGCTTGATCTTCATAAATGGGAAGTAGTCCGCTTCCCAGTGTTGCCAGATCGAATCCCATGCTATTGGGGTCGAATTTGACCAGCCCATCCAGGCTCACAATCCAGAAAATTCCTGATGCATCTTCGAAAACAGTGCGGGCACCACGCTGAGAGAGTCCACCCGAAGTGGGGCCGAAGCGGGTAAAGGTACTCTGATCCGGATCAAGGCGTGACAGTCTGGCCACGCCATTAAAAGTGGTGATCCAGAGCGCACCCTCTCGATCTTCATGCACGCTGGTGACAACAGGGCCGCCCAGAGTATGAGGGTTGTTTGGTTCAAACGGAAAATGAGTCATGTCGCGGGACCGGGGATCAAAACGATCCAGTCCTTCCTGGGTACCGATCCATAGCCTTTGTTGGCTGTCCTCAAAGATCGACCAGACTTGAGAGCTATTGAGTCCATCAGTCACACCAATGTGCAGATCGACTTTGCCTGATGCCGGATCGAAGCGGGCGGCACCTCCGCCGAACGTTGCCAGTAACAGTTTTCCATTGTGGTCTTTGGCAATTTTGTAAACATTATCATGTGGGATCGTATTGGCATCCTGATTGGAATGACGGTAACACAGCACCTCGTTTGTTGCTGGATTGAACTTCAGCAGTCCTTCACCGTTTGTGCCGATCCAAAGTTGGCCGTTTTCAGCTCCCTGCAGTATCCAGATGCCTGCTTTGCCTGAATGGTGGGGACCTGCGGGGATGGGAACGTGAGAAAAACGCCCGGTGTTTTTGTCATACCGATTCAAGCCGCTGAGCGTACCGATCCAGATCACACCGTCTAAATCTTCGTAGAGAGACGTGACATTACTGCCAGTCAGCTCACCGGAACTGGCGGAAAATCGTTTGAGGTGACGGCTGTCATAGCGATAGAGTCCACCTCCAAAAGTGCCAATCCAGATATACCCGTCCCGGTCCTGCAAACAGGCTCCGGATAACTCAGCGCCAATTTCTACCGCCCGCTCGAAGTCGGGCCGTTCGGCCAGCGCAGGTGTATTTGAGAGCCGCTTATCACGGCTGCGGTGCGTCTGTTCTGGTTGTTCTTCAAATTTGGGTGCCGTTATCTGACGATCTATGCTCCAGGGGAGCAGGATGCTTACCGTCAGACCAAGAAAGAAGATGATCAGGCTTGCTTTCATGATAAACAGTATAAGCTTCGGTGGGAGGGAAGAAAGCCCATGATCAGCAGAAATGGATACTGTCTGCCAAAAAAATGACAAGAACCTACTCATGAGAAAGGCTTGCCGATTTCTATAGCAGATGGGGGCTTAGAGTCGACATCTAGATGAGCAGATCAAGAATGAAATCTTCCAGGAATTCGAATCAGGTCGAGCTTGGGAATTCAATTTAACTTGTGAAAAATGTGAACAGCTTTTGGACGGTAGTGGGCAGGCAGATTGCAGCACCAGGCTTAAACAGAGAAGCATCTTTGTAATGGCGAACGATGCCAACGGAATCAGGCAAGTTCTGTGATTCGATAAACTCGCGAAGATGTTTATTGCCCAGCGAGACGCCGTCAATCAGATTCAAGTGGGCTAGTTCGAGTTGTTGATCATGAATATTCAGGCCGAGTGAGTTGAGCAGGGGGAATAGTAAGTCTGACGTGGTTGCGGCTGTGGAAATATATTCAATCAGTGTTGCGATCTTCGGTAAAATCTGGTCTGACTCCAAATCCGGTTGAAGCGGCTGGGGGAGACTTTCAAAAATACATGCTTCTTGAATTAAGCCAAGTGTTCTCTGGACCGAAGGCATATTCAGTTTATTTAATACGGCTCTGCGAGGGATATCAATAATATCACAGGGCTCCCACAGCGACATTGCAATCCGTGAAAGCAGCAGTGAAAGCTTGACGATTTCGATATTTTGACGTGCAGGATCGGGTAAAGAAATCATTTCATCAAACGTACGGGTGAGATGTTCTAACGGTAATCTGGATGTTGCAGGAATGCGCCACGTTGAGCAAAAACGGGCAGCAATCTGTCCATAAGAGAGACCAAAAGCGGCTTCTTCTGCTAAATCAAGTGACTCGCCGGTTGCCTGGCAGTGTTCTGTCAATTCACGATGTTCTTCCGGGAAGAGTGTTGCCAGAATAATGCGACCGATCGGATGGAGTAATGCACACAGAAATGCAGAGCCATCGGAATTGGTGAACTGCGTCTTTTCAATGATTCGAACGGTTTTACTGGCGGCCAGACTTCGTTTCCAGAGCAGATCACAATTGATCCAGGGCGCGCTGCAGCTGGTCAACGCCAGTTTCGCACCCGACATGATGGCCAGCTCTCCAATCCGTTGGCATCCCAGTAGTAAGATCGCCTTTTCCAGATCGACCGTTTCATTGCTCTCAGAGATACTATCATCTGAATTCGCAAGATTGAGAATTTCCGTTGTCAGGGCTTCATCCTGCTCAATGAGTTGAGCGAGTTCCTCCACACTGACATTTTCCCGCGAAGCCAGCGAGTACACATCAAAGGGAACGTGAGACAGAGGGAAAAAAGTGTCAAGTTGGGACATGTGTTGATAGACTTTGGTCGGTGAAATCCGAATTCCGTTTGTCAGATTGCTTTTGACAGGCAGCATTTCATTTGTGTTTTTTTTATTTTCTAAATTGGCCTTATTGGGACTGATGTCTTCACCTTCCCGTTTTTCACGACGTCGTTCCGCCAGGCCGCGCGCTTTAGATGCCAGTAGTTCATAATCGGTCGGTTTGAAAGAAATGTCATCGACTCCACGTAAAGTCATGTCTCTCGTTAAATTGGGATCTTTAATCGCAGTATGAACCATCACCACAGGACGGAATTCTTGTTCCAGCAATTCGACCGCGAGAGAATGTCCATTCTTGTTCGGCATGTGCAAGTCTGTCATGACGAGGTCGTACGGCTTTTGGTTGAGTAAAGCCAGTGCATGGACTCCATCAGTCGCCGTATTACAGATGAAACCTTCCTGAGTCAGCGCATAAGAAACCATACGACAAACGATTTTATCGTCATCGGCGACTAATGCGCGAAATTCCATTGTTTGAGATGTAGCACTCATGATTCGTTCCAGTAGCAGCATTTCCGCTGCTGATTGAATAGATTAACTTAATGTGTCACACAACGGTTCGTTTAGAACTGTTCATTGAATTACACATCACCTTCTTTAATTAACCGCATCTCTTCTCGCAGTTGTGGGATGTTGTCCAGACAGCGTTCCATTTCATTGGAAATGTCATCAATGAGGGCTTCGATCCCTTCCAGATTTGCTTCGTGACCTGCGAGTTCAATTTCTTCAGATAATTTCAGTAGTGATGAAGCACATAGAATACCGGTTGCGCCTTTGAGTGAATGTGCTGCCAGCGCCAGCGCCTGGGCATCTGAGACTTCAGCTTGTTGCTGAATTTCCTTTACCCGATCTCGTCCCGTCGTTTCCAGTTCATCTAATAGTGATCCAGCGAGTTCAAGGCTTCCAAAGCAGCGTTCCAGTAAGAGCGCGGCGTCAATCGGAGGGGGAGTCGAAGATTTTTCTTCATTTGTAAGTTCAGTATTGGCGTGGGTCGTTTCGATCACAGCGACTTCTTTCTGTCTAAGTATTCGTTCGAGTACATTGATGATTTGATTTTTCTGGACGGGTTTACTGAGGTATTCATCCATGCCAGACTCAAAGCAGCGTTCGCGATCTCCCTTGATGGCATTGGCGGTCAGGGCAACAATAGGGATGTGGCCTTTCAATGTGCCATCAGATTCTAACTGTCGAATTTGTCGTGTTGCTCCAAATCCATCTAACTCAGGCATTTGGCAGTCCATCAGAATCAGGTCATATTCATGTTGTTGAACCGCTTCGACTGCTTCAAGACCGTTTGTTGCCGTATCGCACATACAACCCAGTTGATTCATCAACTCTGTGACATACATCAAGTTGATGTTGTTATCTTCTGCCAGCAGGATACGAGTGGTGGGCAGTTTTTTTGCAGTCTGATTGGCAGGTTCATTATTGGAGAGACTTACAAACTGTTTTTCACCACCGTTCGCAAATAAACTACAGATCATCTCGTACAGTTTATGACGCTGGATTGGCTTGCGGAGTATCATATCAATGCCGTACTCCATCAGTTCGCGGTCGGTAAAATCGACGTTTGTTGTGCTGAGAAGCAAAACCATTTTTTCCGGTGAATCTTTGAGGGCTTCTGCCAGATCCAGACCATTTCTGTGTGGCATATCAAAGTCTGTCACGATCACATCGAAGGGCTTGTTCTCGGCATTCGCTTCGTCGATCGCAGCCAGGGCTTCATCGACCGAGGCCGTTCCGACCGATTCAATGTTCCATTCCGTCATATATGTCTGAATAATCGTTCGTTTTGTCTCGTTGTCTTCAACAATGAGTGTTCGTTTGCCTGCAATCGGTGATTCAAGGGGTAAGTCTACCGTTGATTCGGAAACGACTGTAAATGGAATTTCAAACCAGAATGTAGACCCGACTCCCCGTTGGCTTTCAATCCCAATCTCACCACCCATCAGTTCGACCAGATTTTGTGAAATGACCAGTCCTAAGCCGGTTCCTCCATAATGTCTGGTTGTCGAAGCATCCACTTGTGAGAACGACTGAAATAATCGGTTGAGTTTATCTTCTTCGATACCGATTCCTGTGTCGGTGACAGAGAAACGGATGTTGATTTGATCATCCTGACGCGAAACGGGTTCAGCACGAACAAAGATTTCTCCCGTGTCCGTGAATTTGATCGCATTCCCCACCAGATTGACCAGAATCTGTCGCAGGCGATAGCTGTCGCCTTTCAGGACTAAGCGTGACTCGGGATGAACGTAACAAGGCAGTTCGAGTTTCTTTTCTGCGGTACGCCAAACCATGGTGCGCACGGTATCCATAACCAGGTTTTCCAGGTCGAAATCATGCAGGTCGAGTTCTAACTTACCGGCTTCGATTTTGGAAAAGTCCAGGATATCGTTGATCAACTTGAGTAATGATTCGCCGCTGTTCCGACAGGCGTCCACAAATTCCTGTTGCCTTTGACTGAGATTCGTACCGGCCAGCAGTTCCGTCATCCCGATGACTCCATTGAGGGGGGTGCGGAGCTCATGGCTCATGTTCGCAAGAAAGTCACTTTTTGTCCTGTTTGCCAATTCAGCGCGACGTTCGTTAGATTTACTTTTCTCCGTAGCGATTTGCAATTCGCGTGTGCGTTCTGCGGCTTCAGCTTCTTTTTGTTTCTGTTCGGTCAAGTCGCGAATGATGCCCGTGAAGAGAATTTCTTTGTCTTTTCCGCTGTTTTCTACGACGACCTGACTCACTGAAAGATGCAGCGGGAAGGTCGTTCCGTCTTTACGTTGTCCGACTGCTTCGCGACCGCTGCCGATGACATTTTGTTTTCCGGTTGCCAGGTAACGAGCCAGGTAGCCATCGTGTTCTTCACGATAGGGAGATGGCATGAGCAGTTTGATATTTTGTTCCAGAATTTCTGAAGCCGTGTAACCAAACAGCCGTTCTGCTGCCGGGTTGAATGATTTGATCTTGCCGATACCGGAAATGGTAATGATGGGGTCGACGGCGGTATTCACAATTGCTTCGATGCGGCGTTCGTTGGATTTACTTTTCTCCGTGGCGATTTGCAGTTCACGCGTGCGTTCTTCGGCTTCAGCTTCTTTCTGTTTTTGCTCGGTCAAGTCGCGAATGATGCCGGTGAAGAGAATTTCTTTGTCTTTTCCGCTGTTTTCTACGACGACCTGACTTACTGAAAGATGCAGCGGGAAGGTAGTTCCGTCTTTACGTTGTCCGACCGCTTCGCGACCGCTGCCGATGACATTTTGCTTTCCGGTTGCCAGGTAACGGGCCAGGTAGCCATCGTGCTCTTCGCGATAGGGAGACGGCATGAGCAGTTTGATATTTTGTTCCAGAATTTCGGAGGCCGCATAACCAAACAGCCGTTCTGCTGCCGGGTTGAATGATTTGATCTTACCAGTACCGGAAATGGTGATGATGGGGTCGACGGCGGTATTCACAATTGCTTCGATGCGTCTTTCGTTTGCTTTACTTTTCTCAGTGGCGATTTGCAATTCATGTGAACGCTGTGCGGCTTCCTCCTCTTTCTGTTTCTGGGTAGCTGCATCCAGGACAAAACAGAGACATAAATCGTCTGCTTCATCCAACTGAGTAACTCCAAATACAACCGGCACACGCGTTCCATCCTTACGGAAAAATTCTTTTTCTACCGGTTTTGCAGCGCCTGTTTCCGCAATTTCGCGTCGTACTGCCTGATCGCATTCCAGCCATTCCGGAGGAGTTAAGGCTTTGAGATCGATCAGGCCTGCATCAAGATCTTCAGGTGTATAACCCAGAATCCGCAGTAATTCATCATTTGCCTGTTCGATTCTCCCTTCGAAACGGCATATCATAATTCCCAGAATATCGGCTTGCAGTAACTTGTTGAACTGGGCGTTGGCCTTTCTTAGGGCAATTTCAGAATGTTTACGTGCAGTAACGTCGATTTGAGTGGCGATGAAATTCAGGAGTTCGCCGTCATCACCTAATACCGTGTCGATTTTGAGCTCAATCCAGTATTCGTATCCTTCACGGTCATAAATGGCGATTTCGGTAGCAACACTTTCTTTTAATTCGATGTGGTATCTGAGATCCGCCATGATTTCATAATTGGTGTTTGGGCCGTGCAGAATTTCTGTCAGATGTTTCTCAATGACATCGTTCAATGAATAGCAGGTTAAATCGGTGAAGGCATCATTAACCCATTCGATTTTACCCTGGGCATCACAAATGATGACCGGGTGTTTTGTCTTACTGGCAACCAGAGACAGCTTTTTGACTTTTTGGTTGTACATCTCGAGAGACGCTTCCACTTCTTTGCGTCTTTGAATGTTCTCGATGACCGAAATGAAATGCTTTGGTTCACCCGAGGAGTGCCGCACGAGTGAGACGGTCAGGTTGGTCCAGATCGGTGCTCCGTTTTTATGGAGATATCGTTTCTCCAGCGAAAATGATTCTATATTCCCTGCAATCAATTGTTCGACATTGTTCAGATCGGCTTCTAAATCATCCGGGTGTGTGATGTCCTGGTATGTTAGTTCCAGAAGTTCCTCACTGCTGTAACCGACAATTTCAGAGAGTCCACTATTCACGCGCAACCAGTGACCGTCTGGCGCGACATGCGCGATTCCCATCGCGACTTGCTCAAACGTACTGCGAAAATTCTGTTCGCTTTCGAGTAGTGCATTTTCCTGAAGTTGTTTTTCTGTGAAATCGTGACAGACGCCGATAAACTGCTCCGGCTGGTCATCATCTCCTAAAACAACTCTTCCTTGTGACTGCACATAATGCACGGAACCATTGTCATAGATCACCCGGTATTGTTCGTTAAAAGTCTGTCTGGTCTCAGTACATTCCTTCATTCGGGAAATGACTCGCGCTCGATCCTCCGGATGTAGCCGTTTACTGAAATCTTCGAAACAAAGTTCCGTCTGTTCCAGATCAATGTCGAAAATCTCTCTGGTTTTCCGATCCCATGAGAGCCTATCAGTCTTTAAATTCCATTCCCAGACACCAATCTGTCCAGACTCGAGAGCAAAATCGAGCCGTTCTTTACTCCGTTGTAGTTCCTTGGCAAGCAAGACTGCCGAAGGAAATTTCAAGGCTTCCGGGACCAGACGAATTAATACCAGGACGGTAATCAGGGAGACGATGGCAGTGCATGCTTTGATCAGTCCAGAAAACCGATACACGGGCCACCAGAAGATGCCAGCCTCGATCAGATGTCCGAAACCACAAAACATAATAAAAGCTGCAAATAACCAGATGATTTTGGGGAAGGGCAAATCTTTGCGTTGCAGTAAAAAATAGAGCAGCACAACCGGAATCGCGAAGTAGGCAGCGAAGATGGCGATGTCAGAAATGATATGTAGCCAGCCGACGTCTGAGGACCAGCTACCGCAGTACCAGCGTGCCGGGAAGTCGCTCGTGTCGAACAGCTTTGTGAAAAACGTTCCCGGTCCTTCGGCACTCAGCGCGGCTGTGGAAGAAGATTTTTGACAAAGGCCGTTGGCACATTCCCCAGCCTTGTTCAAATTCAATTCCGTTTTTGACTCAGCGGCTTGGGGAGACGAGTTCGCACCAAAAACAATCATCCCCAAGATGAGTGTCGGGATGAAAAGCCGGATTCGATAGTTCGTTTTGAAACGTAAAGACATGGCTGATTCTTATATGAAAAAATGAGAGCAAAAAATTGTTCTCAGATATTGATAAAGATTGTTGAGTGAGGCTTGTTACTCACTTTTATCTGGTTATCCAGAAAGACTCTGATGGAGACGGTGTGACTCTGTACCGTTACCGCCTCCCTCCCAAATTTAGGTCAGAGTTCCAGAATGCGCAGGGAAAAACAGGTTTTCCCCCTCAGTTAGAGTGTTTTTCCTCACACGCGCTGATTGTAGATTGGTATGCAACAGGTAGCAGGAATTGAAGTTGAGACGAATAGAGGGAGATGCCTCAAGTTGACACAGAACGGTGGGGAAGTCCGGAGCGCGAGGTATTTCTGTTGGAAATGAGAGAGCAGGCATTCTAAATGGAAATGGCTGGCAGGTGATGGCACAGCCAATTTCAAGACAGCGATTGACGTGTCAATGTGATTCGCATTGCATGAATGATTGAAAGCTGAGAGTGACGAAGCGACTCATTTCTTATTGTGAGTTCGCTGGACTCGGTTCCTGTTTTTCTTTTGCCAGATCAATCTCGCGGACTTCGGTCTGTTTTTCAATGTGATGCAGTGTGAACCGGCCTTTGAGTTCTCGCTTTGCACCGTCGGTTGTCCAGACTCCTTTCATCTCTCCCTCATTCAGCTTGCCTGAATAGACGCAGGGAAACTTGACGTACTTGGAACTGCGCAGAGTACTGTATGCTTCAAACTCCACTTTGCCATCATCATCAATGGTTCCCTTAACCTTGGCTGCGGCGTTGCCCAAGGTGGGATACGCGACTGTGCCCAGAATGCGTTTTCCTTCCTGAATGACACGCAGTTCCAGATCGACCTGCTGGGCACGATTACTGGATTGAATAGAGCCCTGCCAGTAGGAAAGTCCGAGTTCCTGTTCAATTTTAGCAACGTCTTCCGATACCAGCGTCCAGTCTGCTTCGGGGAACGGCCGAAACACGTGCGCATTATTGACAGCGATGGTGCGCGGATTGCCGTCGATATTGACGATGACGCGGACCGGTTTATTCAGCGTTCCCAGTAACTGGTCCTGGGGATCAACGTCGACATATTCCGGACGAATCACTTTTGCCAGAGACTGATCGCCGAACTTATGCATTCGTACCTGATTCACGAAAGCGTCCCAGCCCATGTGAGCCGCTTCACTGCCGATTTCAACGACCACTGCTTGAAATGCAGGCGAAGCAGCCGCGGCACAACCGGCGATCGGAATGAGTGTGATCAATAACAACAATCGGGCGCGAGATTTCATCGTTGTGCCTTTCGCAGGAAAATTCGATCAGAAGAATTCAGCAATTCCACGTTTAGTATGAAACACGACGACCTTTGTATCCAGAAAAAAATGGTGCTGTTACCATACATTAGAGAATACCGGTTTCGTTGATGGAAAACACTGCGCTGGTCTCAGTGAAAACGGCTCAGGCAGTAGACTGGATCAATCTAAAATCAGGATTCTGTCCGGGAATTCAGAATTTCTTCAATCAGTTTCAGTTTTTGCTTCTGGTACTTCAATAAACGTCCGTCGCCGTAAATTCCCAGCGCCGTGAAAGGCAGGGCAATCAGCGCAAACAGTTGAACCCAGAGCGGCACCCAAGAGAAAATCAGACGCGCACTTGCAAGGGCCAGAAAGAACAGCGTCATTATCAAATGCATCTGCACGCGCTGTTTCTGGATTTTGACATTCCGCCTGATTTGAGGCGCTACGCGGGCCGGGTTTTTTCCGGCCAGTTCTTTCTGGATGTCAATGTCCATCGATCTTTCAATCCCAGCTGAAAGTCAGATACGTGTTTGCGATGGGAGAAACGAGCTCAGGCCTGCGGAATTGTTTGAGCGGACCGCTGACAGCGAGCGTGTAATCCTAAGAGCACAAAACCCACGATGGGAATCAATAGATCCGTATAAAAGATGATGCCGGCATTTCCAGGGGCAAAATTATGTTCGGTGATCATCTGATAGATATGCCCTCCCGCAGCGCCGAGTAGAAACATCGACGGCCCTACAACAGCCGCAGCCCGCATTCCCAGACTTCCTCGGAATGCCAGAAAGCCAACGACAGCATATCCCAGGCTGGCGGTTCCAACTTCAAACTGAAACGGGCTCTGTTGCCAGCCGATAAACCGGGCCGCCGTCTCTCCGAAAAAGGAATGCATGACGAAGTTATAAAAGAAGGAAAAACCGACTGAAAACAGCAGGAAATAAGCCAACAACGCTTCGATGATCACAGCCGCTGTTCGAGGACGCGGCTTCGTCAAAAGTGAAATCCCGGAAGCCAGTAGTCCCAGAATCAGGAAGCTGAGCGTGAAATTTTCCAATGCCAATGGGATGAGCGTGTTCAAAGGATGTCCTTAATGCTGCGAGTGAAGTCCGATGTTTCAGGATCAATTGATGACGCCTACGGTTCGACTTTGATCAGTTTACCATAGATCGAATTGAATGTAATCCAACCATTGATCCGGCCAATGTTATTACCGATCTGATAACGTTTGCCCTGAATGGCTTTGATGAGGTGCAGGTATTCGCTTCCATTGACTTTGCAAAGTACAATATCCCCTTTCTTAAGGTCGGCTTCTTCGACGGGGGCAACGGTGCAGAGTTGACCGGACTCAATTTT
This genomic interval from Gimesia alba contains the following:
- a CDS encoding HDOD domain-containing protein, which encodes MSATSQTMEFRALVADDDKIVCRMVSYALTQEGFICNTATDGVHALALLNQKPYDLVMTDLHMPNKNGHSLAVELLEQEFRPVVMVHTAIKDPNLTRDMTLRGVDDISFKPTDYELLASKARGLAERRREKREGEDISPNKANLENKKNTNEMLPVKSNLTNGIRISPTKVYQHMSQLDTFFPLSHVPFDVYSLASRENVSVEELAQLIEQDEALTTEILNLANSDDSISESNETVDLEKAILLLGCQRIGELAIMSGAKLALTSCSAPWINCDLLWKRSLAASKTVRIIEKTQFTNSDGSAFLCALLHPIGRIILATLFPEEHRELTEHCQATGESLDLAEEAAFGLSYGQIAARFCSTWRIPATSRLPLEHLTRTFDEMISLPDPARQNIEIVKLSLLLSRIAMSLWEPCDIIDIPRRAVLNKLNMPSVQRTLGLIQEACIFESLPQPLQPDLESDQILPKIATLIEYISTAATTSDLLFPLLNSLGLNIHDQQLELAHLNLIDGVSLGNKHLREFIESQNLPDSVGIVRHYKDASLFKPGAAICLPTTVQKLFTFFTS
- a CDS encoding PAS domain-containing hybrid sensor histidine kinase/response regulator: MSLRFKTNYRIRLFIPTLILGMIVFGANSSPQAAESKTELNLNKAGECANGLCQKSSSTAALSAEGPGTFFTKLFDTSDFPARWYCGSWSSDVGWLHIISDIAIFAAYFAIPVVLLYFLLQRKDLPFPKIIWLFAAFIMFCGFGHLIEAGIFWWPVYRFSGLIKACTAIVSLITVLVLIRLVPEALKFPSAVLLAKELQRSKERLDFALESGQIGVWEWNLKTDRLSWDRKTREIFDIDLEQTELCFEDFSKRLHPEDRARVISRMKECTETRQTFNEQYRVIYDNGSVHYVQSQGRVVLGDDDQPEQFIGVCHDFTEKQLQENALLESEQNFRSTFEQVAMGIAHVAPDGHWLRVNSGLSEIVGYSSEELLELTYQDITHPDDLEADLNNVEQLIAGNIESFSLEKRYLHKNGAPIWTNLTVSLVRHSSGEPKHFISVIENIQRRKEVEASLEMYNQKVKKLSLVASKTKHPVIICDAQGKIEWVNDAFTDLTCYSLNDVIEKHLTEILHGPNTNYEIMADLRYHIELKESVATEIAIYDREGYEYWIELKIDTVLGDDGELLNFIATQIDVTARKHSEIALRKANAQFNKLLQADILGIMICRFEGRIEQANDELLRILGYTPEDLDAGLIDLKALTPPEWLECDQAVRREIAETGAAKPVEKEFFRKDGTRVPVVFGVTQLDEADDLCLCFVLDAATQKQKEEEAAQRSHELQIATEKSKANERRIEAIVNTAVDPIITISGTGKIKSFNPAAERLFGYAASEILEQNIKLLMPSPYREEHDGYLARYLATGKQNVIGSGREAVGQRKDGTTFPLHLSVSQVVVENSGKDKEILFTGIIRDLTEQKQKEAEAEERTRELQIATEKSKSNERRIEAIVNTAVDPIITISGIGKIKSFNPAAERLFGYTASEILEQNIKLLMPSPYREEHDGYLARYLATGKQNVIGSGREAVGQRKDGTTFPLHLSVSQVVVENSGKDKEILFTGIIRDLTEQKQKEAEAAERTRELQIATEKSKSNERRAELANRTKSDFLANMSHELRTPLNGVIGMTELLAGTNLSQRQQEFVDACRNSGESLLKLINDILDFSKIEAGKLELDLHDFDLENLVMDTVRTMVWRTAEKKLELPCYVHPESRLVLKGDSYRLRQILVNLVGNAIKFTDTGEIFVRAEPVSRQDDQINIRFSVTDTGIGIEEDKLNRLFQSFSQVDASTTRHYGGTGLGLVISQNLVELMGGEIGIESQRGVGSTFWFEIPFTVVSESTVDLPLESPIAGKRTLIVEDNETKRTIIQTYMTEWNIESVGTASVDEALAAIDEANAENKPFDVIVTDFDMPHRNGLDLAEALKDSPEKMVLLLSTTNVDFTDRELMEYGIDMILRKPIQRHKLYEMICSLFANGGEKQFVSLSNNEPANQTAKKLPTTRILLAEDNNINLMYVTELMNQLGCMCDTATNGLEAVEAVQQHEYDLILMDCQMPELDGFGATRQIRQLESDGTLKGHIPIVALTANAIKGDRERCFESGMDEYLSKPVQKNQIINVLERILRQKEVAVIETTHANTELTNEEKSSTPPPIDAALLLERCFGSLELAGSLLDELETTGRDRVKEIQQQAEVSDAQALALAAHSLKGATGILCASSLLKLSEEIELAGHEANLEGIEALIDDISNEMERCLDNIPQLREEMRLIKEGDV
- a CDS encoding DUF6790 family protein translates to MNTLIPLALENFTLSFLILGLLASGISLLTKPRPRTAAVIIEALLAYFLLFSVGFSFFYNFVMHSFFGETAARFIGWQQSPFQFEVGTASLGYAVVGFLAFRGSLGMRAAAVVGPSMFLLGAAGGHIYQMITEHNFAPGNAGIIFYTDLLIPIVGFVLLGLHARCQRSAQTIPQA
- a CDS encoding S24 family peptidase, whose amino-acid sequence is MIGWATHYIEQLKDNQTVTFRPRGNSMKGKIESGQLCTVAPVEEADLKKGDIVLCKVNGSEYLHLIKAIQGKRYQIGNNIGRINGWITFNSIYGKLIKVEP